In the Arachis stenosperma cultivar V10309 chromosome 8, arast.V10309.gnm1.PFL2, whole genome shotgun sequence genome, ACTCCAATCTTCCTCATCAAATTCCAACCTTGCCTTGGACCAAAACAATCCCATCAACATCACAAACATGGAACCTCCTTTCAGTTTGTTAAATGTGAAAGAGAAtattaatactaataataataataataataatggtccTTCTTCatttcctcatcatcatcatcatgggAATGGGATTCTTATTGATGATGATAGTAGCTGTCAACCACTCCACTACCACCCAAACATGCTATTATCTCACTTTTTAGACCCACCATCACAACAAGTCTCTTTCAATTCCCAATCATGTTTGAATAATATTAATGAGCAAGGTCAAGGTTCTACTACTAACTATGCAATCATAAGTCAAATGGATCACACAACAGCTGATGATAATTCCTCCTGGATTCTTCCATCTTCTTCTCCATTATCATCTATTGCTCCAAATAATAATGGACCCTCTACTACTACTAGTAACAATAATAATCCAGGAGATACAAGCAGCACCACTTCTAGCtatggaggaggaggaggaggaggacctgcttcttcctcctcttcttatTGGTCTGAACTCTTTCTTGTGGACCCTACTATCATGCATGAGCTaccttagttttattttttattttcagatTATAGTTGGCACTGTATttggtgtgtgtgtgtgtgtttttattttatgcctTGTTCATCATCACATTATTGTTTCTTGCCACTTCTTTCAAATCAACACACATCTACATATATATAGGTTATATATATTATagtatgtataaatatatatgtattacATGTATGCGTATTTATATAATTGATACATGTTTGGTGTACATAACTCTTGGAAAGATTAGTAGGACATAGTATATGAATGTCAAtacaattatttttctctttaattatctatgtttatttgtaattaaattaattagatttCTATGCattgaatttgaatgaaagaggTAACgactcattttttttttttcaaagtaattttatgatataaaaTCAGAATGTTtgtaacataaaaattattacaaCTGGCGCGCAATGCACATTGTTAATTTCCATATGAATTATATATCAACAAACATGTATAGTAGTTTCTGCAGTAAAACAGAAGCAAAATAATAAATCACGGCTAATCAAAGTTTCCACAATTCTAAAAATCGTGGCTAATGAACCAAAAGTCAtgctaaataaaaaaaaatattagaaagataataacataaaattattttattttatttaatattcataattatatatatggTGAATGCTATCTTACCCTCTTTAAAGTAACTCAGGTTAAAATAAACACCCAATTAAAATATGACGTATCAGATAGGATAACTTATATGTTACTTTAGAAAAGGTAGGATAACATTCACCTAAAATATAATatctataattatatattattacgtttaaaataattttttattttaataataattaaaaaatacaaaataaaaaattaatacattaaaaaaacaaattatGACTTCCAATagttcttaaattataaatcctaaacattattctaaaaaaattaaaattctccTCTATAGCCACAGTAGTTTTGCGAGCTTTAACTATGATTTGTTTTTTTCCGCAGCTTAAACCCGCTTCTCTTGTAGTGAGAATGTATGGCTGCTATAAATTAAATAGAGAGAAAATAGTTAAGAATTGTTTTCTCATCCACCAACTCATCAAAGGGTGGTTTACTTAAGAATGTATATATAAACTTAGTTACTCGAATCAAGTATGGGGGATAGGAGAGGTATATCACTCTTGTAAATCATTCAAGTAAATACGTTCTTGTATCTAGGACAATGAAGTAAATATTGATATATAATTACAATAATCTGTTTGCTTTGGCCTCTTAAATATATTTGCTAATTGATCAGACGGAAGAGTATTAGaatcttaattaatttatttattttccaatATAGGATAACCAAATTAAGTACTTTGCCGGTATATATTAATAGAATAATGTCAAGTAGTGtacatcaaaatcaaaattagccagaaaaattagttattagtataaaatacaagttagaatataaaatacatattaaaaatgagttaaacaaaaaatatatatatagtgattaattttagtatacaagtagtattttttatattcatattATACTATAATACTATAATTATGTTAAAGATATAATATAAagtattataaatatttatattttaaaatgtatcctcaactttttttttttaaatctgaTATGTGATTGTGTATAGATTTTTTATagattatcttatcttattttttttgtattttagaGTAATAAGAAtcaaaatttagatttttttttatagtaaagTGACAATTAGGTTATTGAGAATTTTGACTCGGACTAATTAATTAGTCTCtgaaaaaaaagtattaattaGTTTTTTGCGATAACAAACAATAGACATATTATATCCTTTCATCTATAGATTGTACAAACGAAATTGAATTATCcatgtattttattatttataatgaCATATCTCATTGCTATCACATAAATATAAGAACGATGTCATTTTAGATGACAgcattttttatcttttaagttTTCATAATTCTCACTAACTACTTTCTAATTACTATATACAAACCCTAATGAAACAAGTTAAGTTTCgctctaaaagttgttatctCTATAACGATCTTCTATAACTAGACACATTACTATAATTAATAGTACACATAAATATTATCGTTTGATTTTACACGATAAATTGACAAAATGACGTAATATAGATTAacatattgatatatttttttaaagattaattagtttgaaattaaaattctCACGAATTAAATTGTCACTTTACTATTCTTTTTATCataaaattctaatattatattataaaattatttattttaaaagtttaaaaataaaaaaagtatataaataatttatctccaataaaatataaattttagataaaattaGACCATGTAGATTTGTAATAACTTATTAAGCTTGAACAATATCAACGAGACCAAATCTtttcaaatatataaaaaaaaaaaaaaaatcatagaaGAACATGTATATTTAAAAGGAAGGGGAGGGGGATGACTGCTGAAAAGGCAAAAGTAGCAAAACCTTTGTTTCCTTTTCTATTAAGAAGTTGACTGCTAAGGCTtggataaataaatatatataacaccCCTACACTACACAACACATTACAAAGTCTTCAACACATGTCCATTCACAAGTGGGGAGTATATATGCCTTGTCAAATGTACTTGTGCAATCCCATTGGTTGGGGTCAACATTGTCAATTGTCATGGTTGTCAAAGTAACGAAGAAAAATCCATGCATGTGGTTAGGTTtgttctccttcttccttcctCTCTCAATTTTTAAGTGTAACGGCAAACTTTTTCACCACCTAATCCTACCCATGGGTTGTGTACCACTTAAAGATTCTTATGTCACTACCACAATTTAATTATGTTTAGTTTTTAAAATGAGATTTTTAACGTCTAATAAAATAAGCGTTTTAGTCTTATAGACTTAGACCCCTGCATGCTTTTTTTATTCATGGGCTTAATTAcgaaaaaaactaaaaaatcagtaaaatagatttttttttagtatttttaattagtaactcaattttttttatttattaatctaataatatatttttaatttatatttttaaatattattgactagttattaattaaaaataataatttttttttaatttttagtatgaCTCATTAATTATTACTAACTATTTAATCATATATTCTTTGCTATATCAATAGCAGTTATGAGTATTTGATTTAATCAatcattattttaaaaatattttaaacaccATCTACTAATAATAATGACAATGTGTGTATCCACAAGaagtattatatataattaattctagGCCATTATATATGAAAGCCAATAGAAGTGACGATGTGTCCTGCGAGTATCAACATCAGTGAAGACAATTATGTAATAAACAAAAACTCAttcaaataatagaaatatatatttttaatatatttcttatataaattttttttaatgactaataatatatcataaaaattctaatgactaatattatatcataaaattatttttttcaaaaatttaagttAACAGAATAAgacatataaattattatatctttaataatattttgatacagttttattatatatctaaacatttttgttaattaaatctaattaaaCTAATCTAAACCTACAAAAATTACTCATACAACGTATGTGTGAATAAtatacttctttttctttttcgcatttctccttctttttcgcgCATTTCTTTTTATcgttatttttttgttttattgttgttgtgtttttttttctcGTTTTCTTTTTAGTAGTTGCagtcttttttatttctttttttatttaattttttcttttttttatttttatttttatttttactgagagaataaaaaaaattatgagtaagtaaaacaagaataaaaaaataaaaaaataaaaataaaaaaagaaaaaaagatgatgattaaaaaaatatgaaattttgaattgtataaaatttattcagaaaaataacaccaaaatattttaatcgtgatacaaaagattttttaattttgacacCGAAAATTTTTAACTGTGACACAGGTTCTTATTAAGaggataaaataaaaagaattatgagaatgtgaaacaagaagaaaaaggagaaaaagatgatgatgaagaagagaaagaagagttttaaattgtgtagaatttataagaaaaataaacaccaaaaatttttaactatgacatataaaatttcttaattttgacACTAAAATTTCTTAATCATGACACacaaattttttaaccaattttttttattattgaactAATTGAGCGGTATTGAACTCATATATAATATGTTTAACTATTTCTGTGTCCTTTATAATAGAttgttgtatttttttgttccaaaatacatttgAATGTCTTTTATTGGTTGAGTAAGTTAAGATTTTAAAtctgtaatttttttaaaaaaaatttgtgtcatttataaaaaatttcagtatcatttttaataaattttttgtgtcaCTAACTTAATATTCTTGTATCTTTTTTTGTTGTCGTTAAACTAATTCAATGATATTGaactaactaaaaataagatgataataataaatatgataatgatgataataatgacggaagaagaagaggaagaggaatcaaatgaaaaaagaaaaagacaataaaaagaaagaaggagaaggaggatgaaagaagaagatgaaaagaaagaagaaagagaaggtGGTAGAGAAGTGGAggagatgatgatgataattatgatatgactatgataataaaaattaaaaaaaaaagaaacaaaaatataaatacatatataaatttgacttagataaacttattaaaaaataaaagtttggttgtttagtattttttattctgatataaaaaatacaaaataataggCATATCGATAGCAAAATAAAGATGTTCTCCGTCTGAACAATAATAATCGTGAGACTATATTTTGGCAAAGAGATAATGGCCGCCGGGCTGAGGTTAACACAATATGCACATGTGAACTTCtcataaaactaaaataaaataaagttaataatCTCATTTTTAAACCCCATCACAAAAAAGAGAGGCATACATAAAACAAGTTCTCCTAAATGTTTAATTATTAAGCTTTTAGCCATTTAGGtagaaatatataaataattttatattcaacattgactaataattatcatatcaCTATTAAATGATATCCGATTTTACTTAAAATAAGACTACAGCAAATCTAATAATAGTGACTGAGATGTAAGTCTAAATTCTAATGGATATAGTACATGCAAATAATAATTCGCTTATATAAAGTTTATTATGTTCataaaaaaagagtaaaagGTTGCTTAATTAGTTGCTTCAAGAAGTGATGAGCTACTTATTGGTACTAAaatgttaattttaaattaaattgatattaattttgaaataataatgTGCTACCTACGACAAGTTTTAAATTGTGTATATCTAACCACTCTATAGGTGTTTTACCTAGGACCATCTTTTGCGAATCCCTGGGTGTTATCTTCTAGCTATTTATTTACCTTACTTCCTTTCAACCCAAAATTTATTCCTCCAACCACTTAGCTtcaattatttgttattttcatTGTACTGTAGTCACCtagtataatataataatataaattctTTACAATGGATATACTTAATATATTGCGCACTGGGGGTACGTTAGACCTCTGCCACTACAAGAAATAAGGGTTTAGTCACACAAAAAATTGTGGCTAAACTCTAAGATAACCGTAGCAACCATACATTGACCATGAAAGAATATTTGTAACTAATTGGGAGTTGCATTTTCAATTTGTCATGATGTTAGTATTATTAGccataattttaaatattgtgAAAACCTTTAAAGAGGCACAATTTGTATATTATTATCCATGCATAATATCGtagctaaataaaaataatcaaatcgAAAAGTATAATTTTACCACATTTCATTTGTGTAGGCCGAATTTTTCAGTCACGATTTTTGTGTGTGGCTAATGTTAAGTTATTTAATCACACTATTTTTGTGACTAACTCATTCTATTTTTCACATACAATTCGTAACTAATTTTTACtaatttattctaattgaataattttattaatttaaaattatatttatatatataacattaataacaaaaatcaaactttttaaacatataatatctaacattttttataaaaaaatattaataagaattcagtataataataataataataataataataataataataataataataataataataataatacaagtCTAAActaatatatactaaaaaataaaaaaattttaacataaataaaataaattttaatcccttctagaataaatatatttaaaatttcaacTATTACTTATTAAATACACCAATTAAATGTTTGGCATATCACGGCATAAACTATACACTTTATTCCTGTATTTTGATAACAAAAATTTGTACAGAACTGTCAactgaattttgattttttcattTCCATagttttttctctaaaattttaacTAGCTTCTCTAAATTTATCACACGTCCTATATTTTCAGCACcaaaaatcttttcaatttaCAGCATTGTTCTACGAGCCATTACACCCAGAAATCGTACTAATAAATTTGTGTCATTATCTCAACTTTGTCCATGCCCATCAAATTTTATGATGTCTTTTACATCATTTTTCAAATACCAAACTTGAATGGTCATCCTTTTGCCAATTGTGATTTCTCATGTAGAAGTGTCACAACTGAAtacaaaattgaataaaataaataaactaaatattAGAACTCAAAAAATCAACGtcaaaaaattgaaatttcatATACTTTTGACATTCACAACTAAAGGGTCATTATAATCTTCTTTGGTAGGTACAGTTAGTTTTGACTTATTTCGTCCAAACCTTCTGCAAATTCTTCATTGTTGTTGATATTCTGTGGTTACCGTAGTTCTGCTAAAAGGGCCTCTCCTAAATTATTACGTTTTGCCTTCACGAAAACATATGCtaaaaaaacaacaaataacaccaaaatgaagaaagaaaaaatcgGTATTTTGAGTTTGGAGGATACCTTATCATATAAGAGTTGATATAGTGTGGTTAAAGAAAGTATTTTCAGGTGCTGCAGAAAAGTAGGAGTAAGGCAGCATTTGGTTTGAGAGACATAGACACTGAGACATAGACACAGTGGTACACGGTGACACATGTCTGCTGTTTGGTTTGGTGAGACGCAGATTTTTGAAGGACACGGGAGGACACGGATAAACACGGAGACATTAAATTTGTGTACCTCCAATTTGGTGAGACACTAAGACACAACTTGTGAGACACtaattttttactcttttacccttattgaaattttaaaatttgtccTCTTATCTTTCCAAacctttcttttttctcttcctcttttaGATTCTATAACTAAAtttatctttctattttcttcaaaaaaaattgtacatttaatttttatttatttaaattttgattaatctttgataaattatgagctttagtttttttatttttttcaaaaaaaatatatatatatttaatatttgaatGATAATTTAAGATGATATTAGAAGAACTAAAAagtattaaaagaaataaaaattcaatGGTGATGACATGTAGTGTTTGGGATAATAGATGTACAGTAATAATAGTAAAACTTGTGATAGAATAAAGGGTAATTCAGTCTTTTTAAAATATGTGtgtcttgttctttatttttactaAATACAATACATGGACACAAATTTTTTATGTCCATGTCTTTAATGTCTATGTCTTTGTGTCTATGTCTCATCATATACATCAACCAAACGGAGCCTAAGCacacattaaaattttaaatctaaaaaattcAGTTTGATCATTGTTGTTTAGATTTTTTAACTTTCTTtaatcttaaaaatattttttttctattctaatGTTTATTATCTACTAAATAtactttaaattattttatttttaatacaatagttatttatttattttttaatggtcaaatatgattaaaaatttaaatttaaatttaaattttgagtccgtaatatttttatctttaatttttattataataacaataaataaccaaaaaactactttaataaatatataaactTCACAATCTCTCATTTTATGCCGTTGATAGTTGATGATTCAAACAATGTACTATCCTTTAATTATTTACCTATTATACACAAAACAGTATAATAAGAATGATACATTTAAGTAagttttataaatatttttatctgaaaaatttaatgtttaataaattttaattactaaattagttactaaaattttattacattagacaaattaattattatataaaattgttataaaaaattttacaaattaatcTCTTTATTacttaataaaataacaaactTTTATACAAGTGACtcataaattaattagtattaatttttttataaataaaaataattataaaataattaattaatgaaatatactaattaaataatagtataaataaaaaatttaattcataatttcaccaaataatttttaaaaaaataattatacatgTACTAGTACTCACAAAAATATATAGTGAATACTAAACCAtgtaaataaaaactaaatttttttaaacttatcctcattttttaaattaaaaatgataaaataatttatttttaataaaaattaaaaaaaatttctacttaaaaattattaaactttttattatctattcaaattatattattttagctaaataaattttatttttataattaacttaaatattagaatattatctttatttttataattttttattttatttaaaatttatttttttatatttttaaaattaattcataaaTATGGGTTAATGtcaaactatttaaaaaaatgatactatatattaataaatttatttaaaaaattaatttattcaagaCAAGATAGCATGGTACGTTAATGTAAACAGAAAGTacaattacaaaaaatattatttatggcaaaagattaaattttagTAACTATGACAATGTTTCGTAGTAAATAGAAGACACGctcatttatttttatcacgATTTAGTGTTTGTAGTTAAAAATTTGGTGgttaaactttatttttgtGGTAGTGTaccatttaatttctttaatattataaatttaggACGAAGAAAAAGTATAAGAGTAATTTAAagattttagttatttttttaaaataacaaaaatttaagAATTGGATATTTTTGTGGTAcagatattattttttatagatatgagtttaattttattttttttagataattttacCGATATTTTAAACATTCGTAACTGAATGAAAGTGTGTTTATATTTGATATTCACCAAATTGTCATATATTTTTATCCGAACCATCAATacatttcaatatatatatatatatatatatatatatatatatattatacctTCTCTTTGATTTATTGACAAATGACAATCAAATAAGCCTGCCTAATTAAATTGATGGTGAGCCGGAAAGAATTTTCTACTAAAGAAAGACCTAATAATATGTCCCGTTTTGTCTTTACATGCTTGATAAATTTTGTAACGGTGTagagtattatttttatcttcaATATTTGAGATAAgtcttatttatatttttaatatttaaattatcataTTTATATCCTAacatttataaatataatttaatgtTATTCTGTCGTCAATTATACTAatagattaaattatattttttaattatttttatttagatataTTTATTCTCAATTTGGTCTCACTTGAATGTattcgattttaatattatatccATTTGTGTTCAGGTTCAATTATGTCtctaaaaaagtaaattatgtAAATATTGTAGAGATTAGTTTTAACTTTTGATGCGCTATTATCTGGATTGGATCATCAGTTCTATCCTaaatatttgtattctaacttCAAAAAAAGATTTTTAGAATTTCACCAACTAAAGCTCATGATATATAATTAACGACAAGAtaacattaaattatttttataaatattagaatataaataaaatgaTTTAAATGTTATAGATACTAATAAAACTTATCCAAACACTTGAAAACAAAAACGATATGTTcttcttttataaaattattattttattgtgaTATGTTTAAAATCCTGCTTCCAGAAGTGTTGACTCTAAGTTAAACTTTGAATATCAAATATCGAACAAGGTAAATTTTGTCTACATTATTATATTGCAAATTTACTTTTACTCTtatcatctttttctttttatttttttccaataatgctaattttagtaaaaaaaaaaacaatttttataTTAAGAAATGATATTTATGatacttctttctttttctctcctatATATTTATTAAGAAGTTGGCGTGTAGTTTCCGGGTAAAACTGTAATGTTAATCTCAATTTCCCTTTGTTTATAGTGTAATAAGTAATAACTGTTGGTAAGATTCACAGTATgctgatgttttttttttttttgggacttGCTTTGCTAatgtttcaattattttttcataTGGTAACTAATCCCTTAAAAAAAAGTGTTTCTACTTTCTCCAGTGTTGTACGTACATGGATCAAGATACTGTGGACTGTGATTTAACTCAAGAGTTGGGCTTTGTTTTCGTTGCCAGTTGTTGGGTTTAGGATCATCTTATTTTTGGAAAATGTatgttgatatatatatatatatatatatataggtgagTTCTCTAGTGACTATATTTTGTGGTGGCTAAAGTTATCTATAGTTGATTGGCCAATAAAATTAAGACACATGTATGAAAAAGTTGGCTAGAGTATAACTAATTTCAAGAATCGAAATATGACTATAATGGCAGAGTGGTAATCACATGTCCTAAAACCATTTTTTTATGGATGGGGCTTTCAGGAAAATGGacaacaaacaaaaaaaaataaaattataatagtATATTTCAAAAAATGCGTGTCgttcaccaaaaaaaaaaaaatgcgtGTCAAAATAAGACGAAATATATAGTAATTGAATACTCAGTAAATTAAATACCTAGAATTGGTTAAAAAAAAGAGATGATGCAAAATAAAGTAGTAAATATTGTATCCAGtacgaaaataaaaataataaacattgtAATGTCTAATGCTCAAGAATCTATTATAAACAATTGTTATCATTTGTAATAAtattaaagtaaaaatattaattaaaataaaaaaaagtcgCTACCATTGTTAACATTTGTAAAACAAAATCTTAAATAGTAAAGTGTGAAAATCTATACTATGTTTATATAATTGTAAGTctttaacatttaaaaaaaagagtaaattCTCTCTCAGTtggtaaattttaaaatctaatgATTAAGTTAAATATGCTATGAgaacaattaaaaaaagattCATTTTTTTATCTACAATATATtacttatattttaaatatgctatgagaacaattaaaaaaaaagattgttATTTATgagaacaataaaaaaatgtacattaattttattactaataaaattaaataatttagatatGAAAACGTGAATCATATATATACCttttaaatcttaaatcttaaattttcaACTTAAcaacttttaaatttaatttattataatccCTAATCTCTGAATACTCAAACCTTTTGATCTAAATTATTTTGGCTACACCATGAATATTACTTCTGATACCATTAGCCGCAAATACATAGCTTCTTAACTTAAATAATCCCAAATTTAACATTCTAATGTTATTTATGCATTttactttattaaaaaaatgttaaagatTTGCAATTGTATAAGTATAATAATACTAGTAgcggtttttttattttaattaataatttttactACTTTATTGTTGTTTACGATGGAACCTTTGAGCATTAGGTATTATAATATTTACTGTTATTTTTGGGCTGTATAATATGATACAATGCTTACTACTTTATTTTGTatcaactcttttttttttaaattacattCTAACCATTTAATTTACTGAATGTCCAAttactattttcttttattttgaccacatttttagaatatttcactctaattctatttctttttattgttcATTTCACTCAAGGCCTAGTCCATTAAAAAATAGTTCTAAGACCTGTAATTTGTAATTACTATTCTATCATTGTAGTGATGTTTCTTGGACTACCGTGTTTATTTTGAAGGGATacattagttattattttttatgtatgtgTCCTAATTTTATTAGTCAATCAACTATAGTCACATTTAGCTACTACAAAACATGGCCACCACAGAAgtcaccatatatatatatatatatatatatatatatatatataaa is a window encoding:
- the LOC130944797 gene encoding transcription factor MYB93-like — its product is MGRSPCCDESGLKKGPWTPEEDQKLVHHIQKHGHGSWRALPKLAGLNRCGKSCRLRWTNYLRPDIKRGKFSQEEEQTILHLHSILGNKWSAIATHLPGRTDNEIKNFWNTHLKKKLIQMGFDPMTHQPRTDLVSTLPYLIALASMMDTSSSIDEHALSLQAEAIQMAKLQYLHYLLQSSSSNSNLALDQNNPINITNMEPPFSLLNVKENINTNNNNNNNGPSSFPHHHHHGNGILIDDDSSCQPLHYHPNMLLSHFLDPPSQQVSFNSQSCLNNINEQGQGSTTNYAIISQMDHTTADDNSSWILPSSSPLSSIAPNNNGPSTTTSNNNNPGDTSSTTSSYGGGGGGGPASSSSSYWSELFLVDPTIMHELP